Within Rhododendron vialii isolate Sample 1 chromosome 12a, ASM3025357v1, the genomic segment TTAGGCTTCACCGATTCTTTCTTTGTCTCTTTTTTCGGTTCATCCTTGGCCTTAGGTTTTGCAGGTTCCTTCGTCTGTGATGGCTTCTTTGCTGATTGAACAGGTGGGACAGACTCTGCCTGTTTAATGTCACCCAATATCTTGTAGAAATTTGGTTGATTAACCATGGTCCAAAAGTATCTCTCTACGTGTGGAAATTCTGAAGTAAAGCTCTTAGTCATGATCCGATTGAATCCAAGAACCAAGTTGCATGTCATAATAATATCAGCCAATGTGACAGAATGTCCAACCAAGTAAGTGTTGGAAGCAAGGTGGGTGTTCAAAGCACCTAATGCTCTCTTCAATGCAGAAATTGTAGCTTCCTCTGCCTTTGAACATAAATCACAGCATAGTACTCACTAGATAAGTATTACACAACAATTGAAGAAGTTGTGCATGAGATACAATACCATCTAGAGGTGTAAGATATGTCGGATATACCGGGGGAAGATAGACAGCAAAACCAATAAGCGGAATGAACCACCGCAAAATATTGTCATCAATCTCAAGAGATGAAAAATCTATCCATTGCTCAATCAGGGCCTATCAGAACAAAGGTGATTGCAAGGGAAATAGTTCAATAAAATGGCCTAATAATCTGAAAGAAAAAGAGCATAACTTTTACCATAAACCGGAAAATtcaggaaaataaataaataaagtcaaTTCCTCACATTTTCAAAAAGGGAAGATCCATAAAGTAGATTGGCATCCTTCAAGCGAGCAACTGGAGCAACAAAGATAAGAATTATGTTTTTATGAAATGTCCCTAAAAGATAGCCGAACATCTAAAACAAGTAAACTCACCATAGTGTGCAATGGCATTACTCTCAAATATGGGCCCATCAGGTGTTTCAAGCACAGGTACCTATAAAATAGAATACACTTGACTGGGGGATAAAAGAAATCGTAACCATCTGAGTAAGCTACCTAAGTAAAAAAAGCCTGCATGAGTAAACGCATACCTTCCCTATAGGATTCATTTTGAGATATTCGGGAGTTTTATTTGACACACCCATCTCAAAGTCCTTGACCAAATCAACTTTAACACCAGTGTATTCTGCAGCAATGAGCGCCTTGAAAGCATTTTTATTTGTGCTCCCCGCATGTAAAACCTGCAAAGGAAATTGAATACACGAAACTAGCCATCTGTCCACCAACTTCAGTACTTAAATAAACAACAATAGGGTCCTATAAATTTTGGATAATGCATTTTCCCATTAAAAAGAGCCCTGACATTGGAGGATTATCAATTCTTCAAAATTTACAACAAGATAGAAGATTCCCAAAGCAACTATGAGTAGCAATAGGAAAAATCCATGCTTGATCacatcaatgttctaaaaatcggcTGACGCGGTGCCCCGCCACCGCGCCTAAGGCCTAGGTGTTTGTCTAGGCGCCGGGCCGATTAAACGGCCGATAGGCGGGACTAATCGGCGATCAATCTGCTTAGCGGATTATGTGGGATTACACGGCTAGGCGGACGATTAACGGGTAGGCagtgtgattttaaaaattaaggGCTTTAGTGCAGTGGTAATATAATACAAGGAGCTTTGGTGTAGTTTTACtatgatatatatacatttctAGCCTACCAAGTTCTCTTGTACGATCGAACGTTGAACTTCAAATTATTACTTAGCTTTCATGTTATTTAATGTTTTGTTCTACTTATGTTGTTTTATAATTGTATTTGCTCTCAGAACTTGGGAGGGAGGTAGGAGAAtgtgtgaaaaaaaataaaaaatgataaatgaCAAATCCGCCTAATCTCTAGAGGCCAAGGATTAATCGGCCTAGGTGCTAGTCGGTGCCCGGCCGCCCGACCAGTGCCTCGTGACTTTTAGAACCTAGATAATATGGCAGTAACTACTTGCCaattgattctgatttccatttgagaataaattctttacaccgccggtgtaaacatttgtttccttcaaatcaattacatcgcaccacgttgcaaaacagtggttCCAATCAATAGAACATGGCGACGTGgtgcaatataattgatttcgagaaaacaaatgtttacaccggtagtgtaaagaatttattctctttccaTTTATCTATATCATAAGCGAATTGTGCGAAGGCTTCGAATCCTCCCAATTGTGCCAGGTCCAATTTTAATTTACCTGCTACTTGTTTCATTTTAATTTGAGCCACAGACCCTACTCTCTGGAAACAGAGATACCCCCACTATTAACTTTGTAAGACTTAAAAACTTAATTATGCATCTGACCATAATCGGTGGCCTGTGCAACGACGATACTTTGTGCaagccaaagaaaaaaaaggttttgccgatatatataaaaaaaaaggttttggctTTGCAACCAACACAGATGCTCTTATTTCTCAGAGAGCCAATTTCGGTTAGTGCAATCACATGCAGATCCGCCATTTAAGTGCAGACCTAAacataaagagggaaaaaggcATACGAAACTTACGAGAGCCATAGCTTCACGGAAATTGTTGCTCTCTTAGTCTCAGATGAGGAAAATCTGATCACAAAAAGACCAAGATTGGGAACACAAAAAGACCAAGATTATAAACCCAGAATCTTCACAGGAAAGGATCAACCGAAAAGTAGAGCAGATGAGAAGCATACCTAGCGGATATGGCGGCCCTGTTttgctcagagagagagagtgcgtgTGTGTGCGGGGGAGACTTTAGAGGTTTATATTAGGGTTTAGAGGTAATATTATAGGGTCCAGTAGTAGAGTGGCAAATGACCCGTTTGATCAAGTTCAGACGGGTTTAATGATAGCGGGTCTCATTGAGTTCGGGTTGGTGGTTCCCGTGGAGCAAGCTACCTGTTACccaaggtttttatttttataggcgataaaattttattaaaaacactTGAAAAAAAGATACATGCAAGCTACCTAAGTTTGACCTCGTCCCTGTTCCAAAAGTTCGTTCAAGTTCGAGATCGATTTCTTTTCTTACATAAACaaattaattttgaatattCTAGAGCTGGTTACGCTGATTTATCAACCTTAGTCGTATAATTCTTTAATAATCTCTTTGTTTCCATTCACAACTGTGTTCTTACTCTTCATTCTCGCTCTCGAAATGTGTTTTTAAAGAAACCTTTTTCCATAGCGTAGTATATGACGGGAGCATATCCTATCCAGTTTTGCTAGCTTCCAATCCAATTCAATTTGGGCCATTTGTGAGCCTCCAAACCCATAATAACAATCAGAACCATTAATTTTTAAGAGTATATAGGAGTACCTATAACGCATCAAGATCCTTTTATGCGGACCGAGCTCCCCTGTCTGATCTCAATCCGGACATGGTATTCCATTTTTCTTggccgttgatctcgcaaatcgaCAGCTGAGATGTGCCGAACACTTTttgctccaaaacgacgtcgtttttgcTCGGCACATCGCAGCCGTTAATTTGCGAGATCAATGGTCGAGAGGAGTGGGACAGGCCCCTGTCCAAATTAAAATCGGACAGGGGATCTTGGTCCGCAAAAAAGGGTCTCGACGCATTATAGGTACTCCTATATACTTATACCGGAAGCGGGGGCTCTGTTGTGCCTCATGGCACAGCGCCCCCTACCCACA encodes:
- the LOC131311166 gene encoding elongation factor 1-gamma-like, with protein sequence MALVLHAGSTNKNAFKALIAAEYTGVKVDLVKDFEMGVSNKTPEYLKMNPIGKVPVLETPDGPIFESNAIAHYVARLKDANLLYGSSLFENALIEQWIDFSSLEIDDNILRWFIPLIGFAVYLPPAEEATISALKRALGALNTHLASNTYLVGHSVTLADIIMTCNLVLGFNRIMTKSFTSEFPHVERYFWTMVNQPNFYKILGDIKQAESVPPVQSAKKPSQTKEPAKPKAKDEPKKETKKESVKPKEGVVGEEEEEAPKPKPKNPLDLLPPSKMILDDWKRLYSNTKTNFREVAIKGFWDMYDPEGYSLWFCDYKYNNENTVSFVTLNKVGGFLQRMDLARKYAFGKMLVIGSEPPFKVKGLWLFRGQEIPQFVINECYDMELYEWKKVDISDADQKERVNQMIEDYEPFEGEALLDAKCFK